In the genome of Xenopus laevis strain J_2021 chromosome 1S, Xenopus_laevis_v10.1, whole genome shotgun sequence, one region contains:
- the ube3b.S gene encoding ubiquitin-protein ligase E3B — protein sequence MFGAAQVSKDQFLDKARQAREERKGLKEKERAAIKIQALIRRFLCRCRLQKEIRQEVDDFLENTEKGSVKANALSIFRISRKLLIVFQISQDRVRFEKLCRCILNSMESDNEPKVWFVSLALSKDLTLLWIKQIKDILWHCCEFLKQLKPDILQDSKLITVYLTMLVTFTDTLTWKILRGKGESLRPAMNHICANIMGHLNQKGFYSVLQILLTNGLARSRPSLSKGTLTALFSLALRPVVAAQFSDNLLRSFLIHIMSVPALVFHLYTLTPDRLSVIESNGLFHKFILFLSREDQCSDVCVCLEGSHTLCLLGNLIHLGHMTEKVLEEEMCHFVSVLTQMLSYCQKYVSQKKSNLTHWHPVLGWFSQTVDYGLNESMPLLTKQLQYLWGVHMIRNLFREVLSKKLAENQDASVVASQSSSSSPQNNLPMKNLFKRAFQKSASVRHILKPIGGKKVDSPEVQKVCNICVLYQMALTTLSQIRLQILTGLTYLDDLLPKLWAFICELGPQGGLKLFLECLSSDTEESRRLLAMLVLFCDCSRHLITILDDIEVYEEQVSFKLEELVTISSFLNSFVFKMIWDGLLENAKGETLELFHSVHGWLMVLYERDCRRRFAPEDHWLRKDLKPTLLFQELDKERKRAQLLLQYIPHVIPHKNRVLLFRNIVTKEKEKLGLVETNTASPHVTHITIRRSRMLEDGYDQLRQLSQNAMKGVIRVKFVNDLGVDEAGIDQDGVFKEFLEEIIKRVFDPALNLFKTTSSGDRLYPSPTSYIHENYLQLFEFVGKMLGKAVYEGIVVDVPFASFFLSQLLGHHHSIFYSSVDELPSLDSEFYKNLTSIKRYDGDIGDLGLTLSYDEDVMGQLVCHELIPGGKSMPVTNENKISYIHLMAHFRMHTQIKNQTVAFINGFHSIIRPEWIRMFSAPELQRLISGDNAEIDLDDLKKHTVYYGGFHGSHRVIIWLWDILANDFSSEEKAMFLKFVTSCSRPPLLGFAYLKPPFSIRCVEVSDDQDTGDTLGSVLRGFFTIRKKEPGGRLPTSSTCFNLLKLPNYSKKGILREKLRYSISMNTGFELS from the exons ATGTTTGGCGCAGCTCAAGTTTCGAAGGACCAGTTCTTAGACAAAGCCAGGCAAGCTCGTGAAGAGAGAAAAGGTCTTAAAGAGAAAGAAAGGGCAGCAATCAAAATTCAGGCACTTATTAGAAGGTTTTTGTGCAGATGTCGACTACAGAAAGAAATCCG ACAAGAAGTTGATGATTTTCTAGAAAACACAGAAAAAGGTTCAGTCAAAGCCAATGCACTTTCAATATTCCGGATATCTCGTAAGCTGCTGATAGTATTTCAGATTTCTCAGGACAGGGTG aggTTTGAAAAACTTTGTCGGTGTATTCTCAACAGCATGGAGAGTGACAATGAACCAAAG GTTTGGTTTGTGTCTCTTGCTCTTTCCAAGGATCTCACTCTTCTCTGGATAAAGCAGATAAAAGACATTCTGTGGCACTGTTGTGAATTCCTTAAACAGTTAAAG CCAGATATCCTGCAGGACTCCAAGCTGATCACAGTCTACCTCACTATGCTGGTCACCTTTACAGACACCTTAACCTGGAAAATACTTAGAGGAAAAG GTGAGAGCCTGAGACCAGCAATGAACCACATCTGTGCAAATATTATGGGACACCTTAACCAGAAAGGATTTTATTCTGTGCTACAG ATACTGTTAACCAATGGCCTGGCCAGATCACGACCCTCCTTGTCCAAAGGCACGCTAACAGCTCTGTTTTCATTGGCATTGCG TCCAGTAGTAGCAGCTCAATTTTCTGACAACCTTCTTCGATCCTTTCTGATCCACATAATGTCTGTACCAGCTTTGGTTTTCCACCTGTATACCCTTACTCCAGAT AGGCTTTCGGTAATAGAATCTAATGGCCTCTTCCATAAATTCATCTTGTTCCTGAGCCGGGAGGATCAGTGCAGTGATGTGTGCGTGTGCCTTGAGGGTAGCCATACTCTTTGTTTACTAG GTAACCTCATTCACCTGGGCCACATGACAGAGAAGGTGCTGGAGGAGGAGATGTGTCACTTTGTCAGTGTCCTTACCCAAATGTTATCTTATTGCCAGAAATATGTGTCTCAGAAGAAGTCCAATCTTACACACTGGCATCCTGTTCTGGGCTGGTTCTCCCAGACGGTGGACTATGG cctCAACGAGTCCATGCCTTTACTTACCAAGCAACTGCAATATCTGTGGGGTGTCCACATGATCCGTAATTTGTTCCGTGAGGTCCTGAGTAAGAAGTTGGCAGAAAACCAAGATGCGTCTGTCGTTGCATCACAAAGTTCATCTTCCTCCCCACAGAATAACCTACCTATGAAAA ATCTCTTTAAACGAGCGTTCCAGAAATCTGCTTCTGTTCGACACATACTTAAACCAATTGGGGGGAAAAAGGTGGATTCTCCAGAAGTGCAAAAAGTTTGCAACATCTGCGTTTTGTACCAGATGGCGTTAACAACCCTGTCACAAATACGGCTACAGATTCTCACAG GGCTTACCTATCTGGATGACCTTTTGCCTAAGTTGTGGGCATTTATATGTGAACTTGGACCTCAGGGAGGTCTAAAACTCTTCCTGGAATGTCTGAGCAGCGACACAGAGGAGTCCCGTAGACTTTTAGCCATGCTGGTTTTGTTCTGCGACTGCTCTAGGCATTTAATTAC GATTTTGGATGATATTGAGGTGTACGAAGAACAGGTATCATTTAAACTAGAGGAACTTGTGACCATTTCCTCCTTTCTGAACTCCTTTGTGTTCAAGATGATCTGGGATGGACTTCTTG AGAATGCCAAAGGAGAGACTCTGGAGCTGTTCCACTCTGTGCATGGTTGGCTCATGGTCCTGTATGAAAGAGACTGTCGTAGGCGCTTTGCCCCAGAGGATCATTGGCTGCGCAA GGATCTTAAACCAACCCTTCTGTTCCAAGAACTGGATAAGGAAAGGAAGAGAGCCCAACTCCTACTTCAGTATATCCCTCATGTCATCCCACACAAGAAT AGGGTCCTCTTGTTCCGAAATATTGTCACCAAGGAAAAGGAGAAGTTGGGTTTAGTGGAAACAAACACTGCCTCCCCACATGTCACCCATATTACCATTCGAAGGTCACGTATGTTAGAG GATGGATACGACCAACTAAGGCAGCTTTCCCAGAATGCCATGAAAGGTGTCATACGTGTAAAGTTTGTGAACGATCTAGGAGTAGATGAGGCTGGGATAGACCAGGATGGTGTCTTTAAAGAGTTCTTAGAGGAAATTATCAAGAGAGTATTTGACCCTGCACTGAATCTTTTCAAG ACCACTAGTTCTGGAGATAGGTTGTACCCATCTCCTACATCGTATATACATGAAAACTACCTCCAACTGTTTGAATTTGTAGGAAAGATGCTGGGAAAAGCAGTGTATGAG ggtatAGTGGTGGATGTACCATTTGCATCATTCTTTCTTAGCCAGCTTCTTGGGCACCATCATAGCATTTTCTACAGCTCCGTGGATGAGCTGCCTTCCTTGGACTCTGAATTCTACAAGAACCTCACTTCCATCAAG CGATATGATGGGGATATTGGTGATTTGGGACTTACGCTTTCATACGACGAGGATGTTATGGGTCAG CTGGTCTGTCATGAGTTGATCCCAGGTGGGAAATCTATGCCAGTGACCAATGAAAACAA AATCAGTTATATCCACCTTATGGCTCATTTCCGAATGCACACGCAGATTAAGAACCAGACAGTTGCCTTCATTAATGGATTCCACTCTATCATAAGGCCTGAGTGGATCCGCATGTTCTCAGCACCAGAGCTGCAACGTCTCATATCAGGGGACAATGCAGAGATTGACCTGGATGATCTCAA GAAACACACCGTCTACTATGGAGGGTTTCATGGAAGTCACCGTGTCATTATCTGGCTGTGGGATATTCTGGCCAATGATTTCTCCTCTGAAGAAAAAGCCATGTTTCTTAAG tttgtcACCAGTTGCTCACGGCCTCCCCTTCTGGGATTTGCCTACCTCAAGCCTCCCTTCTCCATTCGCTGTGTAGAGGTGTCAGATGATCAG GATACAGGTGACACCCTGGGCAGTGTTCTACGTGGGTTCTTCACCATCCGAAAAAAAGAGCCTGGTGGCCGCCTTCCCACTTCCTCCACTTGCTTCAATCTCCTGAAGCTTCCCAACTACAGTAAAAAAGGAATTCTACGGGAGAAGCTACGCTATTCTATCAGCATGAACACTGGCTTTGAGCTCTCCTAG